The DNA sequence TTGATCTGGCGCTCGGATGAAGGAATGGGGAAGAGCAAATTGTTCTGGGTAATGTTCTTGCCGTGGAGCGTCAGGATCTCCACTGCCTGCCCAGATCGTATCAAATCAAACCAGCGCTGGCCTTCGAAGGCAAATTCCACACGTCGTTCATGCAGCATGATCTCGCGGTCGATTTGGGCCAAAGGCTCCAATCCTGCCCGGATGCGGACCTCATTGAACGCATTCAATGCATCTCCATTGGAGGAAATCCCCCCTTCGATCTCCATGATACTCTCCGCATAGATCAGCAATACATCCGCATACCGAATGACATGGTGATTCTGCGGGGTACTCATGAAGCAGATATTGGGACCGCTTCCCACCACGTATTTCTTGATGTTGCAAGTGGTGGCCGATGCGCCATTGGAAGGATAGGTATATCCGCCGTCATCTGGATTGATCGTGGGATAATGGACATTGGGGGTCATGATGGTCGGATCTTTTCTCAAATCTCCTTCCTCAAATGCCTCGAAAATCGTGGTGGTAGGATTGGACAATTGTGGGCCGGTAGGGATCTGCGAACCCCAACCATCTCGGTCCTTGGTAATCCCCTCCCCCCAGGGAGCGAAAAACGCCTGTTGGGGATTTCCGGTGCCAAAGGATTCACAGCCTGTAAACTGGACTTGGAAGATCGATTCCTTGTTGTTGTCGGTCGTGGCCAGCTCGAAATTATCGGCGTAGTCTTCCATCAACCTATATTCATCCAAATCCATCACAGCCTTGGCATAGTTTCGACTGTTGAGGTAATCTCGACGCGTCAAAAACACCTTCGCCAAGAATGCCATAGCCGCTCCTGCGGTAGCCCTTCCTACATCTGCTCCAGACCATGCGACGGGTAGATGCATCTCTGCGAACTGGAAATCTTCCACGATCTGGTCATAGACCTCCCTGACCCCCGCACGCGGAAACAGCATTTCTTCTCCGTATGCAGGCGCATCCACGATCAGGGGAACTCCGCCATAGATTCTCACCAAATCGAAATAGGCCACTGCCCGAAGGAACCGCAGCTCAGCTTCCATCCGCGTTTTCTTCGATTCTTCCAAATCCGTATTGGCAATCCGATCCATGA is a window from the Pontibacter sp. G13 genome containing:
- a CDS encoding RagB/SusD family nutrient uptake outer membrane protein, which translates into the protein MNRIIWNITMFGLLTMLGACEGFLDRQPLDQLTDENFYQNESQANQAIISVYTPMMDQEWTGKGWMITEIPSDNTQPGGTDPEFTPIDNFTVAADNQPIANYWAIHYRQVALANLVMDRIANTDLEESKKTRMEAELRFLRAVAYFDLVRIYGGVPLIVDAPAYGEEMLFPRAGVREVYDQIVEDFQFAEMHLPVAWSGADVGRATAGAAMAFLAKVFLTRRDYLNSRNYAKAVMDLDEYRLMEDYADNFELATTDNNKESIFQVQFTGCESFGTGNPQQAFFAPWGEGITKDRDGWGSQIPTGPQLSNPTTTIFEAFEEGDLRKDPTIMTPNVHYPTINPDDGGYTYPSNGASATTCNIKKYVVGSGPNICFMSTPQNHHVIRYADVLLIYAESIMEIEGGISSNGDALNAFNEVRIRAGLEPLAQIDREIMLHERRVEFAFEGQRWFDLIRSGQAVEILTLHGKNITQNNLLFPIPSSERQINPLLEQNPGY